The Streptomyces sp. 135 sequence GGTCTTCCAGTTCAACGGCGCCGGCAAGCTGGTCGTGAACAAGTTCCAGGTCTCCGACTTCGGAAAGCTGGTGCGTACCTGCGGCAACTGCTCCAAGCAGTACCAGCGCGACATCATCGTCAACGACACCGACATCACCGCTCCCGGCAAGTCGATCGTCGGCATCAACACCAACTACAACGACACCGCCGCGTTGCGCGACATCCGTATCCACGGCGACAGCGGCAAGAAGATCAAGACCTGCATCCGCTACACGGGCAACAACACCGGTGCCGAGCCGGTCGAGACGGGCAGCGGCCCCGACGGCAGGTACTGCAAGTTCACCGCGTCGGACATCACCTACAAGTAGTCCGGCACCCGTGTGAAAGGAGGCCCCCGCCGGCGGACGTCGGCGGGGGCCTCCTTGTCTCACTGCCCCGCCAGGCCCGTGTGCGCCACCCCGGCGACGATCTGCCGCTGGAAGAAGACGAAGACGATGATCAGCGGGAGCCCCGCCATCAGGCCGCCCGCCATCAGCTGCGCCCACTGGATGCCGTAGGAGTTCATCACCGTCGCGATGCCGTTCGGCATGGTCATCAGGTCGGGGTTGTTGGTCACCATGTAGGGCCACAGGAAGTTGTTCCACGACGCGATGAAGGTGAAGATGCCGACCGCCGCGAGGGAGGGCCGTGACAGCGGCAGGACGATGGTGAAGAAGACCCGCCACCGCCCGGCGCCGTCGATGAACGCCGCCTCCTCCAGTTCCTTGGGGATGCCCTGGAAGAACTTGTAGAGGATATAGACCATCGCGGCGGGCGCGCACTGCGGCAGGATCATGCCCCAGTACGTGTCGACCATCCCCATCGACTGGACGGTGCTGAACAGCGGTACGCCGAGCACCGCGGGCGACACCATGAGGCCCGCCATGACCAGACCGAGCAGCGCGTTCTTGCCGCGGAACTCGGTGCGCGCGAAGCCGTACCCGGCGAGCGCGCTCACCAGCACCACGATGAACGTGACGCAGACCGAGACGACGACGGAGTTCACGAACCAGTCGGTGATGTTGCCGGTCTCGAAGATGGCCCGCCACGCCTGGAACGTGAAGTCCTCGGGTACCCAGTGGGTGGGCACGGCGACGGCCTCGGTCTCCGACTTCAGGGAGGTCAGGAGCGCCCACAGCAGGGGCGAGAGCCACACCGCGGAGACGATCGTCCCGACGGCCGTGAGCACGATCTGGCCCGCGGTCCACTTCCGCATCGCGTGTCCTCCGCTCATCGCACACCCTCCTCGCGCTTGCGCAGCAGCCACATGCGGCCGAGGGCGACGGTCGCGATGAGCACGAAGAAGATGATGGAGATCGCGGAGGCGAAGCCCACGCGGTAGCTGGTGAAGCCCTCTTCGAGGGTGTACTGCACGAAGGTCCGGGTCGATTCCTCGGGCCCGGGACCGAAGTCCTGCATCACCACGACCTGGTCGAACACCTGGAGCGAGGCAAGGACCTGGAGGGTGATGACGAGGCCGGTGATGGTGCGCAGCATCGGCAGGGTGATGTGCACCATGCGCTGCCAGGCGCCCGCGCCGTCCAGGGCGGCCGCCTCGTACAGGTGTCGCGGGATGTTCTGGAGCGCGGCGAGGAACAGCAGGAAGCTGAAGCCGACCGTCCACCACAGGGTGGTGATGACCACGGCGAGCATGGCGGTGGACTTGTCGGTCAGCCACGGCGTGTCCAGGCCGAAGACGTGGTTGATCATCCCGGTGCCGGGGTTGAACAGCCACTGCCAGAGGTTCGCGGCGACGGTGGACGGCAGCAGGAACGGCGCGAAGAAGCACAGC is a genomic window containing:
- a CDS encoding sugar ABC transporter permease encodes the protein MSTVGTALRPPAARPAATVHADSARTRLARRFQHGGWFVAPFLVLFALFVLLPIGRGLWLSFTDANISGTGERFVGLDNYREALDTPLMWESLGHSAYFTLLVVPCIVVLAFLLAMLAHHIERAKWLWRLCFFAPFLLPSTVAANLWQWLFNPGTGMINHVFGLDTPWLTDKSTAMLAVVITTLWWTVGFSFLLFLAALQNIPRHLYEAAALDGAGAWQRMVHITLPMLRTITGLVITLQVLASLQVFDQVVVMQDFGPGPEESTRTFVQYTLEEGFTSYRVGFASAISIIFFVLIATVALGRMWLLRKREEGVR
- a CDS encoding carbohydrate ABC transporter permease translates to MSGGHAMRKWTAGQIVLTAVGTIVSAVWLSPLLWALLTSLKSETEAVAVPTHWVPEDFTFQAWRAIFETGNITDWFVNSVVVSVCVTFIVVLVSALAGYGFARTEFRGKNALLGLVMAGLMVSPAVLGVPLFSTVQSMGMVDTYWGMILPQCAPAAMVYILYKFFQGIPKELEEAAFIDGAGRWRVFFTIVLPLSRPSLAAVGIFTFIASWNNFLWPYMVTNNPDLMTMPNGIATVMNSYGIQWAQLMAGGLMAGLPLIIVFVFFQRQIVAGVAHTGLAGQ